Proteins from a genomic interval of Odontesthes bonariensis isolate fOdoBon6 chromosome 7, fOdoBon6.hap1, whole genome shotgun sequence:
- the efcab10 gene encoding EF-hand calcium-binding domain-containing protein 10 has product MARYHSNEFKQKWNNMATQREKDAADYLKKHKIIELMDNLTSMLFFYRPENPREFLIEKLGQLKVSQQSGVKGPNVFNNSDLDAVFGILDPANQKNISFAQYKQALTTLGIKDINECPEGVNEDRISHETFKTEAMQGLQRCSATYTQL; this is encoded by the exons ATGGCTCGGTATCATAGCAACGAGTTTAAACAGAAGTGGAATAATATGGCGactcagagagagaaagatgcGGCAGACTAtctcaaaaaacacaaaattatcGAGCTAATGGACAACCTGACCAGCATGCTTTTCTTCTACAGACCTG AAAATCCCAGAGAGTTTCTGATCGAAAAGCTGGGGCAGCTGAAAGTTTCCCAACAAAGTGGTGTGAAAGGCCCAAATGTATTCAACAACTCTGACCTGGATGCAGTCTTCGGGATACTAGACCCCGCCAATCAAAAAAACATTAGTTTTGCACAGTACAAGCAGG CTCTGACCACACTGGGCATAAAAGATATCAATGAATGTCCTGAAGGTGTAAATGAAGACAGAATATCGCACGAGACGTTCAAAACAGAAGC GATGCAAGGGCTTCAGAGATGTTCGGCTACATATACACAACTTTGA
- the uqcc6 gene encoding ubiquinol-cytochrome-c reductase complex assembly factor 6, with the protein MPAGVSWSRYLRMVGACMLSMFAGAQVVHQYYLPDLTIPEVPPKPGELRTELRGYKVREEAAATIEQLKKGQNVD; encoded by the exons ATGCCAGCTGGTGTGTCGTGGTCTCGGTACCTTAGGATGGTGGGAGCTTGTATGCTGTCCATGTTTGCAGGAGCACAGGTCGTCCACCAGTACTACCTGCCCGATCTG ACTATACCAGAAGTCCCTCCAAAGCCTGGTGAACTTCGGACAGAACTACGGGGCTACAAAGTTAGAGAAGAGGCTGCTGCCACCATAGAGCAACTGAAAAAGGGACAAAATGTGGACTGA
- the tdg.2 gene encoding G/T mismatch-specific thymine DNA glycosylase isoform X2 has translation MYDRYQSSQQHPQVQHVMPYHNMGHYSDGAMEEEPVMTELSVHRDPALYQEAFYHSYPPAPHPYQEQACQQSFREHPHQQHPTVMHPLQRQHTTQQQESSVQHQPKPTGTPQVVTPVKKKRGRPPKQPAEDGETQEEEDEIEAAKKAKRALNRFNGMSVAEVMAKTLPDIITYNLDILIIGINPGLLSAFKGHHYPNPGNHFWKCLFLSGFTDQQLNYTHDQSLPEKYSIGFTNMVERTTPGSKDLSSKEIREGGRQLLDKLQKYKPLIAAFNGKGIYEIFCKETFGVKAKNLEFGLQPYKIPETETVCYLMPSSSPRCAQFPRAQDKVHFYIKLKELRDQMKGSAPGHEVVETEYSFDLQLAKEDAKRIAIKEEQVDPEYESCGGLRVEVKQSS, from the exons ATGTACGACAG GTACCAGTCTAGTCAGCAGCACCCTCAGGTGCAGCATGTGATGCCGTATCACAACATGGGTCATTACAGCGATGGTGCCATGGAGGAAGAGCCCGTCATGACCGAGCTGTCCGTCCACCGGGACCCAGCGCTTTACCAGGAAGCTTTTTACCACAGCTACCCCCCGGCCCCGCACCCCTACCAGGAGCAGGCGTGCCAGCAGAGTTTCAGGGAGCATCCGCACCAGCAGCATCCTACGGTCATGCACCCCCTTCAGCGTCAGCATACGACACAGCAGCAGGAGTCAAGTGTTCAGCACCAGCCTAAGCCTACTGGCACGCCACAAG TTGTGACGCcagtgaagaagaagagaggacGACCTCCTAAACAGCCGGCAGAGGATGGTGAGAcgcaggaggaggaagatgaaattGAGGCAGCCAAAAAAGCCAAGAGGGCTCTCAATCGTTTCAACGGCATGTCGGTGGCTGAAGTTATGGCCAAAACCCTGCCCGACATCATCACCTACAATCTCGACATTTTGATA ATTGGAATCAACCCAGGACTATTGTCAGCCTTCAAAGGACATCATTATCCGAATCCAGGCAACCATTTCT GgaaatgtctgtttctgtccGGTTTCACTGACCAACAACTCAACTACACACACGACCAGAGTCTGCCCGAGAAATACAGCATCGGCTTCACCAACATGGTAGAGAGGACCACACCTGGTAGCAAAGATCTCTCCAG TAAGGAGATTCGTGAAGGAGGCCGACAGCTACTTGACAAGCTGCAGAAATACAAGCCATTAATAGCAGCTTTTAATGGCAAAG gtatttATGAAATCTTTTGCAAAGAAACCTTCGGCGTGAAGGCCAAGAATCTCGAGTTTGGCCTACAGCCCTACAAGATCCCAGAAACTGAAACA GTGTGCTACTTAATGCCATCATCAAGCCCCCGCTGTGCCCAGTTTCCGCGTGCACAAGATAAAGTTCATTTCTACATCAAGCTGAAGGAACTGCGAGACCAGATGAAAGGCTCGGCACCCGGCCACGAGGTGGTAGAGACGGAGTACTCTTTTGACCTGCAGCTAGCTAAGG AGGACGCAAAGAGGATTGCAATCAAAGAAGAGCAAGTGGATCCAGAGTATGAAAGCTGTGGTGGTCTGCGCGTTGAAGTGAAGCAAAGCAGCTAA
- the tdg.2 gene encoding G/T mismatch-specific thymine DNA glycosylase isoform X3, whose product MYQSSQQHPQVQHVMPYHNMGHYSDGAMEEEPVMTELSVHRDPALYQEAFYHSYPPAPHPYQEQACQQSFREHPHQQHPTVMHPLQRQHTTQQQESSVQHQPKPTGTPQVVTPVKKKRGRPPKQPAEDGETQEEEDEIEAAKKAKRALNRFNGMSVAEVMAKTLPDIITYNLDILIIGINPGLLSAFKGHHYPNPGNHFWKCLFLSGFTDQQLNYTHDQSLPEKYSIGFTNMVERTTPGSKDLSSKEIREGGRQLLDKLQKYKPLIAAFNGKGIYEIFCKETFGVKAKNLEFGLQPYKIPETETVCYLMPSSSPRCAQFPRAQDKVHFYIKLKELRDQMKGSAPGHEVVETEYSFDLQLAKEDAKRIAIKEEQVDPEYESCGGLRVEVKQSS is encoded by the exons AT GTACCAGTCTAGTCAGCAGCACCCTCAGGTGCAGCATGTGATGCCGTATCACAACATGGGTCATTACAGCGATGGTGCCATGGAGGAAGAGCCCGTCATGACCGAGCTGTCCGTCCACCGGGACCCAGCGCTTTACCAGGAAGCTTTTTACCACAGCTACCCCCCGGCCCCGCACCCCTACCAGGAGCAGGCGTGCCAGCAGAGTTTCAGGGAGCATCCGCACCAGCAGCATCCTACGGTCATGCACCCCCTTCAGCGTCAGCATACGACACAGCAGCAGGAGTCAAGTGTTCAGCACCAGCCTAAGCCTACTGGCACGCCACAAG TTGTGACGCcagtgaagaagaagagaggacGACCTCCTAAACAGCCGGCAGAGGATGGTGAGAcgcaggaggaggaagatgaaattGAGGCAGCCAAAAAAGCCAAGAGGGCTCTCAATCGTTTCAACGGCATGTCGGTGGCTGAAGTTATGGCCAAAACCCTGCCCGACATCATCACCTACAATCTCGACATTTTGATA ATTGGAATCAACCCAGGACTATTGTCAGCCTTCAAAGGACATCATTATCCGAATCCAGGCAACCATTTCT GgaaatgtctgtttctgtccGGTTTCACTGACCAACAACTCAACTACACACACGACCAGAGTCTGCCCGAGAAATACAGCATCGGCTTCACCAACATGGTAGAGAGGACCACACCTGGTAGCAAAGATCTCTCCAG TAAGGAGATTCGTGAAGGAGGCCGACAGCTACTTGACAAGCTGCAGAAATACAAGCCATTAATAGCAGCTTTTAATGGCAAAG gtatttATGAAATCTTTTGCAAAGAAACCTTCGGCGTGAAGGCCAAGAATCTCGAGTTTGGCCTACAGCCCTACAAGATCCCAGAAACTGAAACA GTGTGCTACTTAATGCCATCATCAAGCCCCCGCTGTGCCCAGTTTCCGCGTGCACAAGATAAAGTTCATTTCTACATCAAGCTGAAGGAACTGCGAGACCAGATGAAAGGCTCGGCACCCGGCCACGAGGTGGTAGAGACGGAGTACTCTTTTGACCTGCAGCTAGCTAAGG AGGACGCAAAGAGGATTGCAATCAAAGAAGAGCAAGTGGATCCAGAGTATGAAAGCTGTGGTGGTCTGCGCGTTGAAGTGAAGCAAAGCAGCTAA
- the tdg.2 gene encoding G/T mismatch-specific thymine DNA glycosylase isoform X1 encodes MEENQFTSLTVPSDYFQQWYQSSQQHPQVQHVMPYHNMGHYSDGAMEEEPVMTELSVHRDPALYQEAFYHSYPPAPHPYQEQACQQSFREHPHQQHPTVMHPLQRQHTTQQQESSVQHQPKPTGTPQVVTPVKKKRGRPPKQPAEDGETQEEEDEIEAAKKAKRALNRFNGMSVAEVMAKTLPDIITYNLDILIIGINPGLLSAFKGHHYPNPGNHFWKCLFLSGFTDQQLNYTHDQSLPEKYSIGFTNMVERTTPGSKDLSSKEIREGGRQLLDKLQKYKPLIAAFNGKGIYEIFCKETFGVKAKNLEFGLQPYKIPETETVCYLMPSSSPRCAQFPRAQDKVHFYIKLKELRDQMKGSAPGHEVVETEYSFDLQLAKEDAKRIAIKEEQVDPEYESCGGLRVEVKQSS; translated from the exons ATGGAGGAAAACCAGTTTACATCATTGACGGTTCCCTCGGATTATTTTCAGCAGTG GTACCAGTCTAGTCAGCAGCACCCTCAGGTGCAGCATGTGATGCCGTATCACAACATGGGTCATTACAGCGATGGTGCCATGGAGGAAGAGCCCGTCATGACCGAGCTGTCCGTCCACCGGGACCCAGCGCTTTACCAGGAAGCTTTTTACCACAGCTACCCCCCGGCCCCGCACCCCTACCAGGAGCAGGCGTGCCAGCAGAGTTTCAGGGAGCATCCGCACCAGCAGCATCCTACGGTCATGCACCCCCTTCAGCGTCAGCATACGACACAGCAGCAGGAGTCAAGTGTTCAGCACCAGCCTAAGCCTACTGGCACGCCACAAG TTGTGACGCcagtgaagaagaagagaggacGACCTCCTAAACAGCCGGCAGAGGATGGTGAGAcgcaggaggaggaagatgaaattGAGGCAGCCAAAAAAGCCAAGAGGGCTCTCAATCGTTTCAACGGCATGTCGGTGGCTGAAGTTATGGCCAAAACCCTGCCCGACATCATCACCTACAATCTCGACATTTTGATA ATTGGAATCAACCCAGGACTATTGTCAGCCTTCAAAGGACATCATTATCCGAATCCAGGCAACCATTTCT GgaaatgtctgtttctgtccGGTTTCACTGACCAACAACTCAACTACACACACGACCAGAGTCTGCCCGAGAAATACAGCATCGGCTTCACCAACATGGTAGAGAGGACCACACCTGGTAGCAAAGATCTCTCCAG TAAGGAGATTCGTGAAGGAGGCCGACAGCTACTTGACAAGCTGCAGAAATACAAGCCATTAATAGCAGCTTTTAATGGCAAAG gtatttATGAAATCTTTTGCAAAGAAACCTTCGGCGTGAAGGCCAAGAATCTCGAGTTTGGCCTACAGCCCTACAAGATCCCAGAAACTGAAACA GTGTGCTACTTAATGCCATCATCAAGCCCCCGCTGTGCCCAGTTTCCGCGTGCACAAGATAAAGTTCATTTCTACATCAAGCTGAAGGAACTGCGAGACCAGATGAAAGGCTCGGCACCCGGCCACGAGGTGGTAGAGACGGAGTACTCTTTTGACCTGCAGCTAGCTAAGG AGGACGCAAAGAGGATTGCAATCAAAGAAGAGCAAGTGGATCCAGAGTATGAAAGCTGTGGTGGTCTGCGCGTTGAAGTGAAGCAAAGCAGCTAA
- the tdg.2 gene encoding G/T mismatch-specific thymine DNA glycosylase isoform X4 gives MPYHNMGHYSDGAMEEEPVMTELSVHRDPALYQEAFYHSYPPAPHPYQEQACQQSFREHPHQQHPTVMHPLQRQHTTQQQESSVQHQPKPTGTPQVVTPVKKKRGRPPKQPAEDGETQEEEDEIEAAKKAKRALNRFNGMSVAEVMAKTLPDIITYNLDILIIGINPGLLSAFKGHHYPNPGNHFWKCLFLSGFTDQQLNYTHDQSLPEKYSIGFTNMVERTTPGSKDLSSKEIREGGRQLLDKLQKYKPLIAAFNGKGIYEIFCKETFGVKAKNLEFGLQPYKIPETETVCYLMPSSSPRCAQFPRAQDKVHFYIKLKELRDQMKGSAPGHEVVETEYSFDLQLAKEDAKRIAIKEEQVDPEYESCGGLRVEVKQSS, from the exons ATGCCGTATCACAACATGGGTCATTACAGCGATGGTGCCATGGAGGAAGAGCCCGTCATGACCGAGCTGTCCGTCCACCGGGACCCAGCGCTTTACCAGGAAGCTTTTTACCACAGCTACCCCCCGGCCCCGCACCCCTACCAGGAGCAGGCGTGCCAGCAGAGTTTCAGGGAGCATCCGCACCAGCAGCATCCTACGGTCATGCACCCCCTTCAGCGTCAGCATACGACACAGCAGCAGGAGTCAAGTGTTCAGCACCAGCCTAAGCCTACTGGCACGCCACAAG TTGTGACGCcagtgaagaagaagagaggacGACCTCCTAAACAGCCGGCAGAGGATGGTGAGAcgcaggaggaggaagatgaaattGAGGCAGCCAAAAAAGCCAAGAGGGCTCTCAATCGTTTCAACGGCATGTCGGTGGCTGAAGTTATGGCCAAAACCCTGCCCGACATCATCACCTACAATCTCGACATTTTGATA ATTGGAATCAACCCAGGACTATTGTCAGCCTTCAAAGGACATCATTATCCGAATCCAGGCAACCATTTCT GgaaatgtctgtttctgtccGGTTTCACTGACCAACAACTCAACTACACACACGACCAGAGTCTGCCCGAGAAATACAGCATCGGCTTCACCAACATGGTAGAGAGGACCACACCTGGTAGCAAAGATCTCTCCAG TAAGGAGATTCGTGAAGGAGGCCGACAGCTACTTGACAAGCTGCAGAAATACAAGCCATTAATAGCAGCTTTTAATGGCAAAG gtatttATGAAATCTTTTGCAAAGAAACCTTCGGCGTGAAGGCCAAGAATCTCGAGTTTGGCCTACAGCCCTACAAGATCCCAGAAACTGAAACA GTGTGCTACTTAATGCCATCATCAAGCCCCCGCTGTGCCCAGTTTCCGCGTGCACAAGATAAAGTTCATTTCTACATCAAGCTGAAGGAACTGCGAGACCAGATGAAAGGCTCGGCACCCGGCCACGAGGTGGTAGAGACGGAGTACTCTTTTGACCTGCAGCTAGCTAAGG AGGACGCAAAGAGGATTGCAATCAAAGAAGAGCAAGTGGATCCAGAGTATGAAAGCTGTGGTGGTCTGCGCGTTGAAGTGAAGCAAAGCAGCTAA
- the LOC142384303 gene encoding G/T mismatch-specific thymine DNA glycosylase-like isoform X1 — translation MEEKLNGSLPVVSPEYLHQWVRSAQQFQALQAQYSNFNPNHQFHYPESTTGEAAMEHMAIPEPVTDQLEPANLAKPPAKKRGRPAQPKEPRAPKPPKVPKAPKAPKPPKPPKDPNAPKAKPGPKPKKAAEAQADGKQEKIDESFKKVKRKVDRFKGMSEEEVMKKTLPDLLDYNLDYVIIGINPGLMAAFIGRWFPGPGNHFWKCLFLSGFTDEQLNHMHDTDLPVKYKIGFTNMVARATPGSKDLSTKELREGGKILVEKLKKYKPLIAVFNGKCIYEMFCRELFGKKPQKLDFGLQPHKIPDCDVALYLMPSSSARCAQFPRAQDKVHFYIKLRELKDQLKGIAKSTEVQEVEYSFDLKLAKEDAKRTAIKEEQYDPGYEDAYGGAYVERGPEEGQAESQTNGLCTFSSAENAEGAQETPVSLTSEGQLPDGQWMTQSFADEIPDISGGPKDASI, via the exons atggaagaaaagctgAATGGATCACTGCCTGTTGTCTCCCCGGAGTATCTTCATCAGTG GGTGCGGTCCGCCCAGCAGTTTCAAGCTCTCCAAGCACAATACTCAAACTTCAACCCTAACCATCAGTTTCACTACCCAGAGAGTACGACTGGAGAGGCAGCCATGGAGCACATGGCCATCCCAGAACCTGTGACAGATCAGCTGGAGCCTGCTAACCTGGCAAAAC CCCCAGCAAAAAAGAGAGGAAGACCGGCACAACCCAAGGAACCGCGTGCACCCAAACCACCAAAAGTACCCAAGGCACCAAAGGCACCAAAGCCACCCAAGCCACCCAAAGACCCAAATGCACCCAAAGCAAAGCCAGGCCCGAAGCCTAAGAAGGCTGCTGAGGCTCAGGCCGACGGAAAACAGGAGAAGATTGATGAGAGTTTTAAGAAGGTGAAGAGGAAAGTGGACCGATTCAAAGGGATGTCAGAGGAGGAAGTCATGAAAAAGACTCTGCCAGACCTGCTGGATTACAACCTGGACTATGTCATT ATTGGTATCAATCCGGGACTGATGGCAGCTTTCAtcgggcggtggtttccaggtcCTGGAAATCATTTTT GGAAATGCCTGTTTCTGTCAGGATTTACCGATGAACAACTCAACCACATGCACGACACAGACCTGCCTGTCAAGTACAAAATCGGCTTCACCAACATGGTTGCCAGAGCAACACCAGGGAGCAAAGACCTCTCAAC TAAAGAATTACGTGAAGGAGGCAAAATTCTCGTGGAGAAGttgaaaaaatacaaaccacTTATTGCTGTGTTTAACGGAAAAT gtATCTATGAAATGTTCTGCAGAGAGCTATTTggcaaaaaaccccaaaaacttGACTTTGGTTTGCAGCCACACAAGATCCCCGACTGTGATGTG GCCCTGTATCTGATGCCTTCATCCAGCGCTCGATGTGCCCAGTTCCCTCGAGCCCAGGACAAAGTCCACTTCTACATCAAGCTGAGAGAGCTCAAAGATCAGCTAAAGGGCATCGCAAAAAGCACTGAGGTCCAGGAGGTTGAGTACTCATTTGACCTCAAGCTGGCTAAGG AGGATGCCAAGAGGACGGCAATAAAGGAGGAGCAGTATGATCCCGGTTATGAAGATGCCTATGGTGGAGCATATGTGGAGAGAGGACCTGAAGAAGGCCAGGCTGAGAGCCAGACCAACGGTCTCTGTACATTCTCTTCAGCTGAAAACGCAG AGGGAGCGCAGGAGACGCCCGTGTCCCTAACATCAGAAGGCCAGCTCCCAGACGGACAGTGGATGACTCAGTCCTTTGCTGATGAGATTCCAGACATAAGTGGAGGACCAAAAGATGCCAGCATATGA
- the LOC142384303 gene encoding G/T mismatch-specific thymine DNA glycosylase-like isoform X2, whose protein sequence is MEHMAIPEPVTDQLEPANLAKPPAKKRGRPAQPKEPRAPKPPKVPKAPKAPKPPKPPKDPNAPKAKPGPKPKKAAEAQADGKQEKIDESFKKVKRKVDRFKGMSEEEVMKKTLPDLLDYNLDYVIIGINPGLMAAFIGRWFPGPGNHFWKCLFLSGFTDEQLNHMHDTDLPVKYKIGFTNMVARATPGSKDLSTKELREGGKILVEKLKKYKPLIAVFNGKCIYEMFCRELFGKKPQKLDFGLQPHKIPDCDVALYLMPSSSARCAQFPRAQDKVHFYIKLRELKDQLKGIAKSTEVQEVEYSFDLKLAKEDAKRTAIKEEQYDPGYEDAYGGAYVERGPEEGQAESQTNGLCTFSSAENAEGAQETPVSLTSEGQLPDGQWMTQSFADEIPDISGGPKDASI, encoded by the exons ATGGAGCACATGGCCATCCCAGAACCTGTGACAGATCAGCTGGAGCCTGCTAACCTGGCAAAAC CCCCAGCAAAAAAGAGAGGAAGACCGGCACAACCCAAGGAACCGCGTGCACCCAAACCACCAAAAGTACCCAAGGCACCAAAGGCACCAAAGCCACCCAAGCCACCCAAAGACCCAAATGCACCCAAAGCAAAGCCAGGCCCGAAGCCTAAGAAGGCTGCTGAGGCTCAGGCCGACGGAAAACAGGAGAAGATTGATGAGAGTTTTAAGAAGGTGAAGAGGAAAGTGGACCGATTCAAAGGGATGTCAGAGGAGGAAGTCATGAAAAAGACTCTGCCAGACCTGCTGGATTACAACCTGGACTATGTCATT ATTGGTATCAATCCGGGACTGATGGCAGCTTTCAtcgggcggtggtttccaggtcCTGGAAATCATTTTT GGAAATGCCTGTTTCTGTCAGGATTTACCGATGAACAACTCAACCACATGCACGACACAGACCTGCCTGTCAAGTACAAAATCGGCTTCACCAACATGGTTGCCAGAGCAACACCAGGGAGCAAAGACCTCTCAAC TAAAGAATTACGTGAAGGAGGCAAAATTCTCGTGGAGAAGttgaaaaaatacaaaccacTTATTGCTGTGTTTAACGGAAAAT gtATCTATGAAATGTTCTGCAGAGAGCTATTTggcaaaaaaccccaaaaacttGACTTTGGTTTGCAGCCACACAAGATCCCCGACTGTGATGTG GCCCTGTATCTGATGCCTTCATCCAGCGCTCGATGTGCCCAGTTCCCTCGAGCCCAGGACAAAGTCCACTTCTACATCAAGCTGAGAGAGCTCAAAGATCAGCTAAAGGGCATCGCAAAAAGCACTGAGGTCCAGGAGGTTGAGTACTCATTTGACCTCAAGCTGGCTAAGG AGGATGCCAAGAGGACGGCAATAAAGGAGGAGCAGTATGATCCCGGTTATGAAGATGCCTATGGTGGAGCATATGTGGAGAGAGGACCTGAAGAAGGCCAGGCTGAGAGCCAGACCAACGGTCTCTGTACATTCTCTTCAGCTGAAAACGCAG AGGGAGCGCAGGAGACGCCCGTGTCCCTAACATCAGAAGGCCAGCTCCCAGACGGACAGTGGATGACTCAGTCCTTTGCTGATGAGATTCCAGACATAAGTGGAGGACCAAAAGATGCCAGCATATGA
- the LOC142384891 gene encoding patatin-like phospholipase domain-containing protein 2, with translation MYNRAEEWNIAFAGCGFRSIYYVGSLSCILERVPQLVHGASKIGGASSGCLVAAALTLGIPMEPLCFKILTMAKEARKHTLGVFHPTFSLLRTVRHYLLEKLPEDAHLRATGKLCVSLTRLADGENVLVSEFASRDELIQVLICSCFFPVYCGFIPPSYRGVRYMDGALSNNMPLFEHRNTITMAPFSGESDICPREGTFSFLESHYSNVSIQVNTGNVHRVCTSFFPPKLEKLAEICHSGYMDALSFLKKRGEYLILFATRSVIFLFYSL, from the exons ATGTACAACAGGGCAGAGGAGTGGAACATCGCTTTTGCAGGTTGTGGATTCAGGAGTATTTACTATGTGGGATCTCTGAGCTGTATCCTCGAGAGGGTCCCACAACTGGTTCATGGGGCTTCTAAAATTGGGGGAGCTTCATCTGGATGTCTCGTGGCAGCAGCTCTGACACTTGGGATTCCCATGG AACCGCTCTGTTTCAAGATTTTAACCATGGCAAAAGAAGCCAGAAAACACACTCTGGGGGTTTTTCACCCGACCTTTAGTTTGCTGCGAACAGTCCGACACTATCTGCTGGAAAAGCTTCCAGAAGATGCCCACCTCCGGGCCACTGGAAAGCTCTGTGTGTCCCTCACCAGGCTGGCTGATGGGGAAAACGTTTTAGTGTCAGAGTTTGCCAGCAGAGATGAACTCATTCAG GTTCTCATATGCAGCTGTTTTTTCCCTGTTTACTGTGGTTTCATCCCACCTTCATACCGTGGAGTG CGCTACATGGATGGAGCACTAAGCAACAACATGCCTCTGTTTGAGCACAGAAACACCATCACTATGGCCCCTTTCTCAGGCGAGAGTGACATCTGCCCCAGAGAGGGTACCTTCAGCTTCCTTGAGTCCCACTACAGCAATGTTAGCATTCAGGTCAACACTGGCAACGTGCATCGTGTCTGTACATCCTTCTTTCCTCCTAAACTGGAG AAGCTAGCTGAGATCTGCCACAGTGGCTACATGGATGCTCTTTCTTTCCTAAAAAAAAGAGGTGAGTACCTTATCCTCTTTGCTACCAGGTCGGTCATTTTCCTGTTTTACTCTCTATAG
- the LOC142384892 gene encoding patatin-like phospholipase domain-containing protein 2: MLDLEKEWSISLAGCGFMGIYYVGVVSCILERFPRFIQDASKFYGASAGALMAAVLTLGIPLDKCCANLMYMAKEARKHRLGPLHPACNLLQLVQESMLEMLPEDAHIRASGKLCVSMTKVSDGKNILVSQFDSREELIQALLCSCFVPLYCGVIPPTYRGVRYVDGAVSDNLPRCHLGNTITVSPYAGESDICPRASTLTFHEVRFNNVSIQVNSENLYRVTSTFFPPDPEAMAEICQNGYMDALRFLQENNLISSDCPLRRLESDATKGVCCEQVKEPCEAVNSNGNTERCDQKKPQTDHCWLDPKLIEDLPVNIQRVLCQACRETHTTGGLLTRMTDYLPKKVTSYLPFESARSLAQRVKEWIPDVPRDINWLFSMVRDKQVLEGMVEDRSSRPPLRRCTSLPSELNLWKATEDGKKTFPVSPEDTRNTHGASDHMGLTPQLAASVSTNSGFDEATMKSTPSTISGWGLGRAMGWLRSFGSNRISDPK; this comes from the exons ATGCTTGATCTGGAGAAGGAGTGGAGCATCTCGTTGGCAGGATGCGGTTTCATGGGAATTTATTATGTCGGTGTTGTCAGCTGCATCCTCGAACGGTTCCCTCGCTTCATTCAAGACGCATCTAAGTTCTATGGCGCTTCTGCAGGAGCTCTGATGGCCGCTGTTCTTACTTTGGGAATCCCCCTCG ATAAATGCTGTGCTAATTTGATGTACATGGCCAAAGAGGCCAGGAAGCACAGACTCGGCCCCCTACATCCAGCTTGCAACCTGCTACAGTTAGTACAGGAATCTATGCTGGAGATGCTTCCAGAGGACGCTCATATTCGAGCCTCTGGGAAGCTCTGCGTGTCCATGACCAAAGTGTCTGATGGGAAGAACATACTGGTCTCACAGTTTGACAGCAGAGAAGAGCTCATTCAG GCCCTCCTATGCAGCTGTTTTGTCCCCCTCTACTGTGGTGTTATTCCACCTACTTACCGTGGAGTG CGCTATGTGGATGGTGCTGTTAGTGACAACCTGCCTCGCTGTCACCTGGGAAACACAATCACAGTGTCTCCGTATGCCGGTGAGAGTGACATCTGTCCACGAGCGAGCACACTCACCTTCCATGAGGTGCGCTTCAACAATGTCAGCATCCAAGTCAACTCGGAGAACTTGTACAGAGTGACCAGCACTTTCTTCCCCCCAGATCCAGAG GCAATGGCTGAAATCTGCCAGAATGGCTACATGGATGCTCTTCGCTTCCTGCAAGAAAACA ATCTGATCAGCAGTGATTGCCCCTTGAGGAGATTGGAGAGTGATGCAACCAAAGGTGTTTGTTGTGAGCAGGTCAAAGAGCCCTGTGAAGCTGTAAATTCAAATGGGAACACAGAGCGGTGTGACCAGAAGAAGCCTCAGACAGATCACTGTTGGTTGGATCCAAAGCTCATAGAAGACCTTCCAGTTAACATTCAAAGGG TCTTGTGTCAGGCCTGTAGAGAGACACACACTACTGGTGGTCTGTTGACCCGCATGACAGACTACTTGCCAAAGAAAGTGACTTCTTATCTGCCCTTTGAATCAGCCCGGTCTCTTGCTCAGAG AGTAAAGGAATGGATCCCAGATGTACCGAGAGACATTAACTGGCTCTTTAGCATGGTTAGAGACAAACAAGTTTTGGAAGGCATGGTGGAGGACAGGAGCAG TCGACCACCTTTGCGTAGATGCACAAGCCTGCCGTCAGAACTGAACCTGTGGAAGGCAAcagaagatggaaaaaaaactttcccaGTGAGCCCAGAAGATACCCGGAACACTCACGGGGCATCAGACCACATGGGCCTGACTCCACAGCTTGCAGCCAGCGTCAGCACCAACTCTGGGTTTGATGAAGCCACCATGAAGTCAACTCCAAGCACAATTAGTGGCTGGGGTTTGGGCAGAGCAATGGGGTGGCTCCGAAGTTTTGGATCCAACCGAATTTCAGACCCAAAGTAA